Sequence from the Maribacter aquivivus genome:
AATCGTTGATTTAATTCTAGTACTTGACTAGATGTGAAAATACCAGCACTATCGGTTACAAAATCTCGTAACTCATAATATGGCTTTTGTGCATTCACATAAAAGGTGACTAACAGAAAAAAGAAAAAGGTTTTTTTGAGCATCGGTGGGCAATCAAGATACTCAAATATAAAAACCTTTATCGACACAAATAGTGATTATCAAAACCTATTCTAGATTCGGTAAAACTTTAGAATTGAAGTAACTTGCAACTTGTTGTCTTTTAGTCTCGACTTCGCTCGACAAGACAGTGGAAAATTAAACACATATGGCAGAAAAAAAAGTAAGTATCCTAACCGCATTTAAAACTATTATATGGCCACGTAGAAAACTGGTTTTACTAGGTTTATTACTCATTATAATTAGTAAAGCAGCAAGTTTTGTTGCTCCGGTATCGCTTCGCTATTTTTTAGATGATATTGTTCCCAATAAAGATTATGATTCATTGAAGCTTCTTGTAGCTGTTGTAATTTTTGCATTCTTGGTGCAGTCAGTTATGTCATTTCTACTAACAAAAGTGCTTAGTATACAGGCACAATATATGATTTCTGAACTGCGATCTCAAGTACAGAAACAAGTTCTTTCACTTCCCATTCGCTTTTTTGACAATACTAAATCTGGCTCTTTAGTTTCTAGAATTATGAGTGATGTTGAGGGTGTACGAAACCTAATAGGCACCGGACTTGTTCAGCTTGTTGGTGGAACAATTACTGCCGTAGTGTCCCTAATTCTGTTATTGAGAATTAGCCCTACAATGACATTATTAACCTTTGTCCCACTTATTCTTTTTGCGGTAATAGCATTAAAAGCTTTTAAAATAATAAGACCTGTTTTTAGAGAACGAGGTAAAATAAATGCGGAAGTAAAAGGTAGACTTACCGAAACTCTTGGAGGTATACGTGTAATTAAAGGATTTAATGCAGAAGAACAAGAAAGCAAGGTTTTTGAAGAGGGGGTAGATAAATTATACCAAAATGTAAAGAAGAGTTTAACAGCTACGGCATTTATGACCAGTGCTTCTACTTTCTTATTAGGACTAGCGACAACAGGAATTATGATGGGCTTTGGAGGCTATAAAATGATGCAAGGTGAATTAACCACTGGTCAGTATTTTGAGTTTACTTTTCTTCTTGCCCTAATGGTAGCACCAATTGTTCAAATGAGTAATATAGGTAGCCAATTAACGGAAGCTTTAGCCGGTTTAGATCGTACTGAAGAGTTAATGAACAAGGTTTCTGAATCTGATGAAAAAGATAGAACCATTACACTTTCTAATATTAAAGGGGATATGGTTTTTAATGATGTTTCCTTCGCCTACGAAGAAGACAAAGATGTTTTGCACAACATCAGTTTTGAAGCAAAATCTGGCGATGTTATAGCACTTGTTGGTAGTTCTGGCTCAGGAAAATCTACAATTGCCGGTCTGGCAGCTAGTTTTTTGAATCCTGATTCGGGGGAGATTACCATTGATGGCACCGATTTATCTAAAGTTGACCTCACCAGTTTTAGACAGTACTTGGGTGTTGTTTTACAAGACGATTTTCTATTTGAAGGCACTATTAGAGAAAACATCCTTTTTCCTAGACCAGGTGCTTCTGAAGAAGAATTACAAGCTGCAATTAAAGCAGCATACGTTGATGAATTTACAGATAGATTTGAAGAAGGACTTAATACTGTTATTGGAGAACGCGGCGTAAAATTATCTGGCGGACAACGACAACGTATTGCTATTGCACGTGCGGTTTTAGCAAACCCTAGAATATTAATATTAGATGAAGCAACTTCAAATTTAGATACTGAAAGTGAAGCATTGATTCAGAAAAGTTTGGCTGAATTGACCAAAGGAAGAACCACTTTTGTAATTGCCCACCGTTTAAGTACCATTAGAAAAGCGAATCAAATCTTAGTAATTGAAAACGGACGCATTGCCGAACAAGGAACTCACGAAGAACTAATTCTTAAAGAAGGTAGATACCATAACTTGTTTACGTATCAGGCTAGGATATAACTTGGCTGTTGGCTGTTGGCTGTTGGCTGTTGGCTGTTGGCTGTTGGCTGTTGGCTGTTGGCTGTTGGCTGTTGGCTGTTGGCTGTTGGCTGTTGGCTGTTGGAAAATAAAAATTTATTTTCTATTATAAGGCTATCACCAGCTTTTAAAATCAGTTAAGCAGATTGCTTCATCAATTTCGATTATATCTCGCTTCCTCGTAATGACGTTTAAAGCTCTTCAGGTGCAAGCTCTACTTCTAGTCCGTCCATATCTTCAGTGATATGTAATTGACAGCCTAGACGTGAATTATCTTTTACGTTGAAAGCTTCAGATAACATAGCTTCTTCATCATCACCCATTTCTGGAAGTTCAGTATCTGACAATACATAACATTGACATGAAGCACACATAGCCATACCTCCACAAATACCAATTGTACCTTCTGGCGCTAATTCGTATGAACGAACTACTTCCATAAGGTTCATGTTCATGTCTGTTGGGGCATCAATTTCATGAGATACTCCGTCACGGTCTATTATTGTAATTTTTATATCAGTCATTAATAGGATTTAGTAGTTAGGGTTTAGTTAATTCACTAAATTAGTACGTAAAATTTTCTAGAAATTTCATTTGATTTTTCAATTAACTCAACTGTTTTTCTTATAAATAATTCACGCTTCAAGTTTAAAGATTTTTTAAAAACTAAAACTCCTAAATCTTGTGATTTTTACCACACCTTTAAATCTTCTAAAAGCTGATTCGTCATCACACTAAATAACAATTTTACTAAAAAACTTATTCACTAAACTATTCAATCGCTTTCACTACGGCTTTTGGCGCTTCTTTTTTAGTCCCGTCAAAACCGCTTACACCACCTACGGTTGTGTATTTCATCACATACTTTTTATCTGGATGAATTTTTTGAAAAGCACTTTGGCACATTAGCGTTGCTTCGTGGAAACCACAAAGAATCAACTTTAATTTACCGGGATAGGTATTTACATCGCCAATGGCATAAATTCCAGGAATGTTTGTTTGATAATCGAATGTATCTACTTTGATCGCATTTTTTTCGATTTCTAATCCCCAATCTCCAATCGGTCCAAGTTTTGGTGAGAGTCCGAATAAAGGAATAAAATCATCTACCTCTAAAATTATCTCTTCTTTTGCATCAGATATTTTTCGGATTAAAACAGACTCTAATTTAGTGTCTCCGTTTAAACCAATTATCTCTGCAGGTGTAATTAAATTTAATTTTCCTTTATCCTTTAGTTCTTGAACTTTTTCAACAGAATCCAAGGCTCCTCTAAATTCATTTCTTCTATGTACCAAAATCACCTGCGATGCTACATCTGCCAAGAAAATACTCCAATCTAAAGCAGAATCACCACCACCTGCAATAATTACTTTTTTATCGCGATACACCTCAGGATCTTTAATCATATAGGCAACACCGTTGTCTTCAAATTTTGACAAATTTTCTAACAATGGTTTTCTAGGCTCAAAACTTCCCAAACCTCCAGCAATAGCAACTACTGGTGCATGGTGTTCCGTTCCTTTATTAGTAGTCACCACAAAAGTACCGTCTTCTAATTTTTTGATAGTCTCAGCGCGTTCACCCAGAGTAAACCCTGGTTGAAAAGATTTAATCTGTTCCATTAAATTATCTACCAAATCACCCGCCAATACCTCTGGAAAACCAGGGATATCATAAATAGGTTTTTTAGGATAGATTTCTGAACATTGCCCGCCTGCCTGTGGCAAGGCATCAATTAAATGGCATTTTAGTTTTAGGAGTCCTGCTTCAAAAACGGCAAAAAGACCCGTAGGTCCTGCGCCAATTATCAATATATCGGTCTTAATCATTACTTCAATTCTTTGTAATACCTTTCAAAATTATCAATCTGTGGTCTTAAAAATTATGACAATTATCAGAATTTAAGCTTCTATATTAATTACTTCTTGTATCTGGGGAGCATATTTTTTTATAGTCATTTCAACACCACTTTTCAGTGTCATTTGATTTACACTACAACCAACACAAGCTCCTTCTAATCTAACTTTAACAGAAGATTCATCATCAATAGATATCAACGTAATGTCACCACCATCGCTTTGTAAAAAAGGTCTGATTTCTTCTAGTGCTTTTTCAACATTCAATTTTAGTTCAGCTGATGTCATATCTATTTTTTATTAACTGGCGAGCAACCCGCCATTGTTGTAATCTTTATAGCTTCTGTAGGTGGCATTGTCTTATTTCTAGCAACAACCTCACTAACAACTTTTTTAGTCAATTCTTCAAAAGCTTTCTCTACTGGAGTTCCTTCTTGCAAGGCTGCCGGCCTACCAACATCACCTGCTTCTCGTATACTTTGTACCAATGGCATTTCACCAAGGAAAGGTACCTGTAAATCTTCTGCAAGATGCTTGGCTCCTTCTTTACCGAAAATATAGTATTTATTCTCTGGTAACTCTGCTGGTGTAAAGTAGGCCATATTCTCTACAATTCCCAATACTGGTACATTTATAGAGTCTTGCTGAAACATCGCCACCCCTTTTCTAGCATCTGCCAAAGCAACTTCTTGAGGTGTACTTACTACAACCGCTCCCGTAATTGGTAAAGATTGCATAATACTTAAATGAATATCTCCAGTGCCCGGCGGTAAATCAATTAGCATAAAATCTAAATCTCCCCAGTGTGCATCAAAAATCATTTGGTTCAATGCTTTAGATGCCATAGGTCCTCTCCATATTACCGCTTGGTCTCTTTGTGTAAAAAAACCAATTGATAATAATTTAACGCCATAACTTTCTACTGGCTTCATTTTAGATTTTCCATCTATATTCACCGCAAGTGGTTTGTCATTTGCCACATCGAACATTATTGGCATTGACGGTCCATAAATATCAGCATCTAAAAGTCCAACTTTAAAGCCCATTTTAGCCAAAGTCACAGCAAGGTTAGCGGTAACGGTAGATTTACCTACCCCTCCTTTACCAGAAGCAACAGCAATAATATTGGTAATACCAGGAATTGGTTTCCCCTTTATCTCGTTCGTCTTTGGTTTTGCAGCTGGTGCATCAACTTTAACGTTTATTTTAATTTTTGCCTTTTCGTAAACCTCTTTGTGTATGATTTTTAAAATCTCCACTTCGGTCTTTTTACGTGCCTGTAAACTTGGATTTGTAATGGTAATATCAACTTCAACCTCATCACCAAAAATCTGAATATTGGTAACAGCTCCGCTTTCTACCATGTTCTGACCTTCCCCAGGAACCGTAATGTGTTCCAAAGCTTTTAAGATGTCCTTTTTATCTATCTTCATTATATAAATTCATTCTAAACAACAAAGATAATCCTTAGTTATTAGATTAGGAAGCTAGCGTATTGAAAATGAATATGCCATTATAAATAGAACCTCTTATTAGTATATATTCATTTCTAGATTATTTATGATTTTGAAGTCAAAAGAAACTATCTAAAAACTGTAAATTAGAATCTTCTTTAAAATTCAACCCATGTACCAGCCTGTAAAAAGAACTCCGCTTCTATTAACTTTCGTATTTATTATTCTAATAGCTACTGCTTGCTCCAGCTCTAAAAATGAATTCTCCAAAAAGGATGTAAAGCAATCACAGAAACTAATAGGTTTAGACTTTGACAAAAAATATATAGATACACTTTATCCATATTTAAAAAGAAATAAAGAAGGATATGATACTTTAAGAAAATACACTTTAGATAACGATGTAATACCTGCTGTTCGGTTTGACCCATTACCTTTAAACTTCACCCCGAAAGAACAAGCTGGGTTTCCTGAATGGGAGATTCCAAATGATGTGCAGTTACCTAATAAAGAGGCAGACCTTGCGTTTTATTCGATACCTCAACTGGCATCGTTAATCAAAAGCAAAAAAATAAGTTCTCTAGAATTGACCGAATTCTTTATAGGTCGATTAAAAAAATACAATCCTATTTTAGAATGTACCATTACCATTACCGAAGAAATGGCTATTGAGCAAGCTAAAAAAATGGATGCCGAACTGGATGCCGGAAACTACCGCGGAATTCTACATGGTATTCCTTACGGAGTAAAAGACCTAATGGCAGTGGAAGGCTACAAAACCACATGGGGCGCAGAACCCTACCGTAATCAACAAATTGAAATGACCGCTAGTGTGGTTCAAAAATTACAAGATGCAGGCGGAGTGTTGGTGGCAAAACTAGTGTCTGGTTCATTAGCTCGTGGTGATGTTTGGTTCGATGGAAAAACAAAAAACCCATGGGATACTACACAAGGTGCCTCTGGATCATCTGCAGGGTCTGGATCGGCAACATCAGCTGGTTTGGTTCCTTATGCGTTAGGTACCGAAACATTAGGCTCTATTTTATCGCCAAGTACAAGAAACGGAATTACAGGTTTACGACCTACATACGGCAGAGTTAGCAGACACGGAGTGATGAGTTTAAGCTGGTCTATGGACAAAGTTGGACCAATGGCAAGAAGCGCTGAAGATTGCGCTATTGTGTATAGTGTAATTGCAGGAAAAGACCCTAAAGACGGAATGACAACTAATTACCCTGACGGATTTGATCCTACTAAAGATTACAAATCGCTCAAAGTAGCCTATTTAAAAAGTGACATAGAAAAAGATTCTTCGGATAGCAAAGCGAATCTGGATAAGGCAATTGAAACTTTTAAGAAAATGGGACTTACACTTAACGAAGTGGAATTACCTAAAGACGTGCCCTACAACAGTTTTGACGTAATATTAAGAGCAGAAGCGGGAGCATTTTTTGACGATATGGTTCGTGCCGAAGAAGTGGATAAAATGGTAGAGCAAACTCAACGTTCTAGAGCAAATTCTTTACGTCAAGCACGTTTTATTCCTGCGGTAGAATACATACAAGCAAACAGACAACGACAAGTGCTCATTGAAAAAATGCAGGCTATCATGAAAGATTATGATGTTCTTATTTCACCAAGCTCTGGTAATAGGTTATCAATTACAACGAATCTAACCGGTCACCCAGCTATTTCAATCCCTACTGGATTAGATGAAAAGAAACACCTAACAAGTGTTACTCTTGTCTCTAATTTATATGATGAAGCAAGTATTCTTTTATTAGCTAAAGCTTTTCAAGACCAAACCGAATTTGACGAAATGCATCCTGAAGGTTATACGGATTAGTGGTTGTTAGAATACTGCATTTTTTTTCAGGTGGGAACTATTTGTTTTCAAAAGGTTCGCGACAGTTCTCCTGAGCTTAGCCGAAGTACACCCATTATTCAATAAAAAATTGAATAATGGGAACACGAACTGACATTCGAAAATAAATTCTAACCTATAAGTTTTCAACTACGCTCGAAATAACATTCCGTAGAAATTTAAATCTTTCTACCATCTAAAAGGTTGATAATTCTTGAACCGTACTCCGCATTTTTCTCCGAATGCGTTACTTGAATAATCGTAACTCCGTCCTCTTCATTTAGCTTCTTGAAAAGCTCCATAATTTCTTCGCTTTGCTGTGAGTTAAGATTTCCGGTCGGTTCATCTGCCAATATCAATTTTGGCTTACCAATCAATGCACGGGCTACGCCCACTAATTGCTGTTGACCACCACTTAACTGTGTTGGGAATAAATCTTTTTTACCGACAATATTGAATCTATCTAGCATATCAGCTACCAAAGCCTTGCGTTCAGAGCTTTTTATCTTTTTGTACAACAATGGCATTTCTAGATTTTCTTCCACCGTTAAATCATCTAACAAATGATATGATTGAAATACAAAGCCGATATACTCTTTATACAAATTAGAGCGATATTTTTCTTTTAGGGTATGAACAGATTCGCTCAAGAAACCATATTCTCCTTCATCAAAAGTATCTAACATACCAATAACATTTAGTAATGTAGACTTCCCTGAACCCGAAGGACCCATAATGGAAATAAATTCCCCTTCTTCTACTTCTAGATTAACATCTTTCAACAAGAATACGCGCTGACCGCCTTGTTGTACCCACTTGAAAATATTTTTTAATTGTAATAACATGTTTTATATAGTGTGTTAGTTGGTTGTTGATTAATGTCTTGATTATTACTCTGTTCGTAAACTTTTTACCGGGTTGGCCATCGCTGATTTTATCGCCTGTATGCCTAATGTAAATGCCGTTATGAAGAAGGCAATACTTCCCGCCAAAGCAAACATCCACCATTGAATGGAAATACTATAGGCAAAGCTACCCAGCCAAGCACTCATCATATACCATGCAATTGGAAAAGCAATTAAAGCTCCAATACCTACCAAGATTATATAATCCTTTGAAAGCAACACGACTATTTTTAGTACCCCAGCACCCAAAACCTTACGTATACCAATTTCTTTAATTCTTCTTTTTGCCATAAATGAAATAAGACCGAACATGCCCAAACAAGATATAAATATGGTTAGCAATGCAACCACGTTTACTGTTTTTAGCATTCCATCAATTAATCGATATTGTCCACTTACTTTATCACTTAAATCACCTTGGGCATAATTTTTTCTGGAATCTATTTTAGCAAAAGCAGCCGCTATTATGTTCTTAATTTCCTTTTCCTTTCCATCAACTACCCGGACCGTTATGTAGCGATGTTTGGCTAAACTCTCTTCATCTCTATAATAATGTACCAGAGGTTCTACCGCATTTTGTAAATCCTGATAATGAAAATCTTTCATTACCCCAACAATAGGGTTGCCTATGAAATCGCTGTTTTTATATTTCAATCGTTTTCCCTCTATTGTTGTCCAACCAAAAGCTTCCATGGCACTACGATTAATAATAACAGGCGTTTCTTCTCCATTGTCAATATCACTGTCAAAATCTCTTCCTTCTACCAGCGGAATCTGTAGTGTTTTAAGGTAACCATCATCTGTATACGACCTTCTAAAACGAACATCTGACTCTGTATTTGGGTCATAAAATGTGGTATAATTGAAATAATAATCTGAAGGAACTGACTGGCTCGTACTAACATGGGCTACATACGGATTGGCTTCTAAATCATTTAACAGCGCTTTAAAACTAGAGTTGGCAGCATCCATATTCTTATAATCAAGGTCTATGTTACCCACAATTACATGATCACGCTCAAATCCCAAGTCTGCCTTTTTCATGAACCCAATCTGACTGTTTAAAATGATTGCAATACAGATAAAAAGTATGGCTATAGAAAATTGAAGGATGATAAATGAATTACGTAAAATAAAACTTCCTTTAGCACTATCTATTTTTCCTTTGATACCTTGTGAAACCGGTAAAGAAACAAACCTTATTGTAGGTAATATGCCCACCACCAATGTCACCAAAATACCTAAGGCAATCGCCCCTAAAATTACTGGATAATCATTTTTAAGGCTAAAATTAATCTCACCAAAATCTGCCCCGAAAACATCATTCATTTTCGGTAATAAGAATCCGAAGAAAAGTACACTAGAAATAAGTATGGAAAACAATACCAAAATTCCATTTTCAAGGCAAAACTGGGTAATTACCCCTTTACTATTACCTCCCAATATTTTGCGAACTGCAATGTCTTTTGTTCTCCGAAACATAGTAGAGGTATTTAAGTTCAGAAGATTTACTAGCACTAAAAGCAATACAAAAAAAGAAGTGGCGATGTTACCTGCAATAATTATTTCGACCACAGGTATAGAATCCATTCTAACTTCTGAGTGCGGCATAACCTCCATTCTTGAAATTACAGAAGGATCCGCATAATTCTCCTGAACCAATTTGTCTACCTTCTTTTCAAATAACGCAATATCTGTTTCTGGATTTAGCTTTAAGAATATTGGTGAAAAACTATTGTTCCAATTGGTCTGTTGTTTAAATATAGGATTGTCCTTTAAAAGTGTATTTGGCAATAAGACACCTAATCTAAAAGAAGAATACGGACTTATAGGTTCTAACACCCCCGTAATGGTAAGGTTTAATGTATCTGCCGCTTTTAGGCTTTTACCTACTGGGTTTTCTTCTCCGAAAAACTGCTTGCTTACCTTATCGGTCAAGACAATAGAATACTTTTCTTTAAATGCAGTATTATGGTTTCCATATTTTAGAGGTAGTCCAAAAACCTTAAAAAATTCTGAATCGGCATAAGTTGTTGTATTTTGAAATTCCTTATCCCCAGCTTCTAACCATACATCTCCCCAACCATGCAGGTGCGTACCGGCTTTTAATTCTGGCGAGGTACTCTTTATTTTATCCAACAAAGGGTATACTACTTCATTGTAATCATTACCATCATTTAAATGTGTCTTTAAGTAATAGATATGTTCTTGCTCTGGAATCATGGAATCTGCTACATAATAGGCATACACAGAAAACATGAGCGTTAATACACTACCAATACCTATACTTAAGCCCAAAAGGTTAAGAAAGGAAAGCGTTCTATTTTTCCACAGATTACGAAAAGATAATTTTAGATGGTTTAATAACATGGTTCGTTTTTTAGTCTGTGCGTAAACTTTTTACGGGGTTTGCCGCTGCCGCTTT
This genomic interval carries:
- a CDS encoding ABC transporter ATP-binding protein gives rise to the protein MLLQLKNIFKWVQQGGQRVFLLKDVNLEVEEGEFISIMGPSGSGKSTLLNVIGMLDTFDEGEYGFLSESVHTLKEKYRSNLYKEYIGFVFQSYHLLDDLTVEENLEMPLLYKKIKSSERKALVADMLDRFNIVGKKDLFPTQLSGGQQQLVGVARALIGKPKLILADEPTGNLNSQQSEEIMELFKKLNEEDGVTIIQVTHSEKNAEYGSRIINLLDGRKI
- a CDS encoding NifU family protein, translated to MTSAELKLNVEKALEEIRPFLQSDGGDITLISIDDESSVKVRLEGACVGCSVNQMTLKSGVEMTIKKYAPQIQEVINIEA
- a CDS encoding NAD(P)/FAD-dependent oxidoreductase, translating into MIKTDILIIGAGPTGLFAVFEAGLLKLKCHLIDALPQAGGQCSEIYPKKPIYDIPGFPEVLAGDLVDNLMEQIKSFQPGFTLGERAETIKKLEDGTFVVTTNKGTEHHAPVVAIAGGLGSFEPRKPLLENLSKFEDNGVAYMIKDPEVYRDKKVIIAGGGDSALDWSIFLADVASQVILVHRRNEFRGALDSVEKVQELKDKGKLNLITPAEIIGLNGDTKLESVLIRKISDAKEEIILEVDDFIPLFGLSPKLGPIGDWGLEIEKNAIKVDTFDYQTNIPGIYAIGDVNTYPGKLKLILCGFHEATLMCQSAFQKIHPDKKYVMKYTTVGGVSGFDGTKKEAPKAVVKAIE
- a CDS encoding 2Fe-2S iron-sulfur cluster-binding family protein, with product MTDIKITIIDRDGVSHEIDAPTDMNMNLMEVVRSYELAPEGTIGICGGMAMCASCQCYVLSDTELPEMGDDEEAMLSEAFNVKDNSRLGCQLHITEDMDGLEVELAPEEL
- a CDS encoding ABC transporter ATP-binding protein codes for the protein MAEKKVSILTAFKTIIWPRRKLVLLGLLLIIISKAASFVAPVSLRYFLDDIVPNKDYDSLKLLVAVVIFAFLVQSVMSFLLTKVLSIQAQYMISELRSQVQKQVLSLPIRFFDNTKSGSLVSRIMSDVEGVRNLIGTGLVQLVGGTITAVVSLILLLRISPTMTLLTFVPLILFAVIALKAFKIIRPVFRERGKINAEVKGRLTETLGGIRVIKGFNAEEQESKVFEEGVDKLYQNVKKSLTATAFMTSASTFLLGLATTGIMMGFGGYKMMQGELTTGQYFEFTFLLALMVAPIVQMSNIGSQLTEALAGLDRTEELMNKVSESDEKDRTITLSNIKGDMVFNDVSFAYEEDKDVLHNISFEAKSGDVIALVGSSGSGKSTIAGLAASFLNPDSGEITIDGTDLSKVDLTSFRQYLGVVLQDDFLFEGTIRENILFPRPGASEEELQAAIKAAYVDEFTDRFEEGLNTVIGERGVKLSGGQRQRIAIARAVLANPRILILDEATSNLDTESEALIQKSLAELTKGRTTFVIAHRLSTIRKANQILVIENGRIAEQGTHEELILKEGRYHNLFTYQARI
- a CDS encoding ABC transporter permease; the protein is MLLNHLKLSFRNLWKNRTLSFLNLLGLSIGIGSVLTLMFSVYAYYVADSMIPEQEHIYYLKTHLNDGNDYNEVVYPLLDKIKSTSPELKAGTHLHGWGDVWLEAGDKEFQNTTTYADSEFFKVFGLPLKYGNHNTAFKEKYSIVLTDKVSKQFFGEENPVGKSLKAADTLNLTITGVLEPISPYSSFRLGVLLPNTLLKDNPIFKQQTNWNNSFSPIFLKLNPETDIALFEKKVDKLVQENYADPSVISRMEVMPHSEVRMDSIPVVEIIIAGNIATSFFVLLLVLVNLLNLNTSTMFRRTKDIAVRKILGGNSKGVITQFCLENGILVLFSILISSVLFFGFLLPKMNDVFGADFGEINFSLKNDYPVILGAIALGILVTLVVGILPTIRFVSLPVSQGIKGKIDSAKGSFILRNSFIILQFSIAILFICIAIILNSQIGFMKKADLGFERDHVIVGNIDLDYKNMDAANSSFKALLNDLEANPYVAHVSTSQSVPSDYYFNYTTFYDPNTESDVRFRRSYTDDGYLKTLQIPLVEGRDFDSDIDNGEETPVIINRSAMEAFGWTTIEGKRLKYKNSDFIGNPIVGVMKDFHYQDLQNAVEPLVHYYRDEESLAKHRYITVRVVDGKEKEIKNIIAAAFAKIDSRKNYAQGDLSDKVSGQYRLIDGMLKTVNVVALLTIFISCLGMFGLISFMAKRRIKEIGIRKVLGAGVLKIVVLLSKDYIILVGIGALIAFPIAWYMMSAWLGSFAYSISIQWWMFALAGSIAFFITAFTLGIQAIKSAMANPVKSLRTE
- a CDS encoding Mrp/NBP35 family ATP-binding protein → MKIDKKDILKALEHITVPGEGQNMVESGAVTNIQIFGDEVEVDITITNPSLQARKKTEVEILKIIHKEVYEKAKIKINVKVDAPAAKPKTNEIKGKPIPGITNIIAVASGKGGVGKSTVTANLAVTLAKMGFKVGLLDADIYGPSMPIMFDVANDKPLAVNIDGKSKMKPVESYGVKLLSIGFFTQRDQAVIWRGPMASKALNQMIFDAHWGDLDFMLIDLPPGTGDIHLSIMQSLPITGAVVVSTPQEVALADARKGVAMFQQDSINVPVLGIVENMAYFTPAELPENKYYIFGKEGAKHLAEDLQVPFLGEMPLVQSIREAGDVGRPAALQEGTPVEKAFEELTKKVVSEVVARNKTMPPTEAIKITTMAGCSPVNKK
- a CDS encoding amidase, translating into MYQPVKRTPLLLTFVFIILIATACSSSKNEFSKKDVKQSQKLIGLDFDKKYIDTLYPYLKRNKEGYDTLRKYTLDNDVIPAVRFDPLPLNFTPKEQAGFPEWEIPNDVQLPNKEADLAFYSIPQLASLIKSKKISSLELTEFFIGRLKKYNPILECTITITEEMAIEQAKKMDAELDAGNYRGILHGIPYGVKDLMAVEGYKTTWGAEPYRNQQIEMTASVVQKLQDAGGVLVAKLVSGSLARGDVWFDGKTKNPWDTTQGASGSSAGSGSATSAGLVPYALGTETLGSILSPSTRNGITGLRPTYGRVSRHGVMSLSWSMDKVGPMARSAEDCAIVYSVIAGKDPKDGMTTNYPDGFDPTKDYKSLKVAYLKSDIEKDSSDSKANLDKAIETFKKMGLTLNEVELPKDVPYNSFDVILRAEAGAFFDDMVRAEEVDKMVEQTQRSRANSLRQARFIPAVEYIQANRQRQVLIEKMQAIMKDYDVLISPSSGNRLSITTNLTGHPAISIPTGLDEKKHLTSVTLVSNLYDEASILLLAKAFQDQTEFDEMHPEGYTD